A stretch of Onychomys torridus chromosome 2, mOncTor1.1, whole genome shotgun sequence DNA encodes these proteins:
- the Mycl gene encoding protein L-Myc isoform X2 — MCVCAGCRASPSRRGAAPLQVAGGGSEGADMDFDSYQHYFYDYDCGEDFYRSTAPSEDIWKKFELVPSPPTSPPWGSGPGAGDPASGISLGEPWPGGGAGDEVESRGHSKAWGRNYASIIRRDCMWSGFSARERLERVVSDRLAPGAPRGNLPKAPATPDCSPSLEASNAAPATPCQLGEPKTQACSGSESPSDSGEEIDVVTVEKRRSLDIRKPVTITVRADPLDPCMKHFHISIHQQQHNYAARFPPESCSQEVAPERGPQEEAPEIEAPKEKEEEEEEEEEEEVVSPPPVESEAPQSCHPKPVSSDTEDVTKRKNHNFLERKRRNDLRSRFLALRDQVPTLASCSKAPKVVILSKALEYLQALVGAEKKMATEKRQLRCRQQQLQKRIAYLSGY, encoded by the exons atgtgtgtgtgtgcgggctGCCGGGCTTCCCCGAGCCGGCGGGGAGCCGCTCCGCTCCAGGTGGCGGGCGGCGGGAGCGAG GGAGCGGACATGGACTTCGACTCGTACCAGCACTATTTCTACGACTATGACTGCGGAGAAGATTTCTACCGCTCCACGGCGCCCAGCGAGGACATCTGGAAGAAATTCGAGCTGGTGCCGTCGCCCCCCACGTCGCCGCCCTGGGGTTCAGGTCCCGGCGCCGGGGACCCAGCCTCTGGGATTAGTCTCGGGGAGCCGTGGCCCGGAGGGGGTGCCGGGGACGAGGTGGAATCTCGGGGCCATTCGAAAGCTTGGGGCAGGAATTATGCTTCCATCATCCGCCGTGACTGCATGTGGAGCGGCTTCTCCGCCCGGGAACGGCTGGAGAGAGTAGTGAGCGACCGGCTCGCCCCAGGCGCGCCCCGGGGGAACCTGCCCAAAGCGCCCGCCACCCCAGACTGCTCTCCCAGCCTGGAAGCCAGTAACGCGGCGCCCGCCACCCCATGTCAGCTGGGCGAGCCCAAGACTCAGGCCTGCTCCGGGTCCGAGAGCCCCAGCGACTCCG GCGAAGAAATCGACGTTGTGACGGTGGAGAAGAGACGATCTCTGGACATTCGAAAGCCAGTCACCATCACAGTGAGAGCAGACCCCCTGGACCCCTGCATGAAGCACTTCCACATCTCCATCCACCAACAACAGCATAACTATGCTGCCCGCTTTCCACCAGAAAGCTGCTCTCAGGAGGTGGCTCCTGAGAGGGGTCCCCAGGAAGAGGCTCCGGAGATAGAAGCTcccaaggagaaagaggaggaagaggaagaagaggaggaggaagaggttgtGAGCCCCCCACCGGTAGAAAGCGAGGCTCCCCAGTCCTGCCACCCCAAACCTGTCAGTTCTGATACTGAGGATGTGACCAAGAGGAAGAACCATAACTTCTTGGAACGAAAAAGGAGGAATGACCTCCGTTCGAGGTTCCTAGCCCTACGGGACCAGGTGCCCACCCTGGCCAGCTGCTCTAAGGCCCCCAAAGTCGTGATCCTAAGCAAGGCTTTAGAGTACTTGCAAGCCCTGGTAGGGGCTGAAAAGAAGATGGCTACCGAGAAAAGGCAGCTCCGGTGTCGGCAGCAGCAACTGCAGAAAAGAATCGCGTACCTCAGTGGCTACTAA
- the Mycl gene encoding protein L-Myc isoform X1 encodes MCVCAGCRASPSRRGAAPLQVAGGGSEGADMDFDSYQHYFYDYDCGEDFYRSTAPSEDIWKKFELVPSPPTSPPWGSGPGAGDPASGISLGEPWPGGGAGDEVESRGHSKAWGRNYASIIRRDCMWSGFSARERLERVVSDRLAPGAPRGNLPKAPATPDCSPSLEASNAAPATPCQLGEPKTQACSGSESPSDSEGEEIDVVTVEKRRSLDIRKPVTITVRADPLDPCMKHFHISIHQQQHNYAARFPPESCSQEVAPERGPQEEAPEIEAPKEKEEEEEEEEEEEVVSPPPVESEAPQSCHPKPVSSDTEDVTKRKNHNFLERKRRNDLRSRFLALRDQVPTLASCSKAPKVVILSKALEYLQALVGAEKKMATEKRQLRCRQQQLQKRIAYLSGY; translated from the exons atgtgtgtgtgtgcgggctGCCGGGCTTCCCCGAGCCGGCGGGGAGCCGCTCCGCTCCAGGTGGCGGGCGGCGGGAGCGAG GGAGCGGACATGGACTTCGACTCGTACCAGCACTATTTCTACGACTATGACTGCGGAGAAGATTTCTACCGCTCCACGGCGCCCAGCGAGGACATCTGGAAGAAATTCGAGCTGGTGCCGTCGCCCCCCACGTCGCCGCCCTGGGGTTCAGGTCCCGGCGCCGGGGACCCAGCCTCTGGGATTAGTCTCGGGGAGCCGTGGCCCGGAGGGGGTGCCGGGGACGAGGTGGAATCTCGGGGCCATTCGAAAGCTTGGGGCAGGAATTATGCTTCCATCATCCGCCGTGACTGCATGTGGAGCGGCTTCTCCGCCCGGGAACGGCTGGAGAGAGTAGTGAGCGACCGGCTCGCCCCAGGCGCGCCCCGGGGGAACCTGCCCAAAGCGCCCGCCACCCCAGACTGCTCTCCCAGCCTGGAAGCCAGTAACGCGGCGCCCGCCACCCCATGTCAGCTGGGCGAGCCCAAGACTCAGGCCTGCTCCGGGTCCGAGAGCCCCAGCGACTCCG AAGGCGAAGAAATCGACGTTGTGACGGTGGAGAAGAGACGATCTCTGGACATTCGAAAGCCAGTCACCATCACAGTGAGAGCAGACCCCCTGGACCCCTGCATGAAGCACTTCCACATCTCCATCCACCAACAACAGCATAACTATGCTGCCCGCTTTCCACCAGAAAGCTGCTCTCAGGAGGTGGCTCCTGAGAGGGGTCCCCAGGAAGAGGCTCCGGAGATAGAAGCTcccaaggagaaagaggaggaagaggaagaagaggaggaggaagaggttgtGAGCCCCCCACCGGTAGAAAGCGAGGCTCCCCAGTCCTGCCACCCCAAACCTGTCAGTTCTGATACTGAGGATGTGACCAAGAGGAAGAACCATAACTTCTTGGAACGAAAAAGGAGGAATGACCTCCGTTCGAGGTTCCTAGCCCTACGGGACCAGGTGCCCACCCTGGCCAGCTGCTCTAAGGCCCCCAAAGTCGTGATCCTAAGCAAGGCTTTAGAGTACTTGCAAGCCCTGGTAGGGGCTGAAAAGAAGATGGCTACCGAGAAAAGGCAGCTCCGGTGTCGGCAGCAGCAACTGCAGAAAAGAATCGCGTACCTCAGTGGCTACTAA
- the Mycl gene encoding protein L-Myc isoform X3 produces MDFDSYQHYFYDYDCGEDFYRSTAPSEDIWKKFELVPSPPTSPPWGSGPGAGDPASGISLGEPWPGGGAGDEVESRGHSKAWGRNYASIIRRDCMWSGFSARERLERVVSDRLAPGAPRGNLPKAPATPDCSPSLEASNAAPATPCQLGEPKTQACSGSESPSDSEGEEIDVVTVEKRRSLDIRKPVTITVRADPLDPCMKHFHISIHQQQHNYAARFPPESCSQEVAPERGPQEEAPEIEAPKEKEEEEEEEEEEEVVSPPPVESEAPQSCHPKPVSSDTEDVTKRKNHNFLERKRRNDLRSRFLALRDQVPTLASCSKAPKVVILSKALEYLQALVGAEKKMATEKRQLRCRQQQLQKRIAYLSGY; encoded by the exons ATGGACTTCGACTCGTACCAGCACTATTTCTACGACTATGACTGCGGAGAAGATTTCTACCGCTCCACGGCGCCCAGCGAGGACATCTGGAAGAAATTCGAGCTGGTGCCGTCGCCCCCCACGTCGCCGCCCTGGGGTTCAGGTCCCGGCGCCGGGGACCCAGCCTCTGGGATTAGTCTCGGGGAGCCGTGGCCCGGAGGGGGTGCCGGGGACGAGGTGGAATCTCGGGGCCATTCGAAAGCTTGGGGCAGGAATTATGCTTCCATCATCCGCCGTGACTGCATGTGGAGCGGCTTCTCCGCCCGGGAACGGCTGGAGAGAGTAGTGAGCGACCGGCTCGCCCCAGGCGCGCCCCGGGGGAACCTGCCCAAAGCGCCCGCCACCCCAGACTGCTCTCCCAGCCTGGAAGCCAGTAACGCGGCGCCCGCCACCCCATGTCAGCTGGGCGAGCCCAAGACTCAGGCCTGCTCCGGGTCCGAGAGCCCCAGCGACTCCG AAGGCGAAGAAATCGACGTTGTGACGGTGGAGAAGAGACGATCTCTGGACATTCGAAAGCCAGTCACCATCACAGTGAGAGCAGACCCCCTGGACCCCTGCATGAAGCACTTCCACATCTCCATCCACCAACAACAGCATAACTATGCTGCCCGCTTTCCACCAGAAAGCTGCTCTCAGGAGGTGGCTCCTGAGAGGGGTCCCCAGGAAGAGGCTCCGGAGATAGAAGCTcccaaggagaaagaggaggaagaggaagaagaggaggaggaagaggttgtGAGCCCCCCACCGGTAGAAAGCGAGGCTCCCCAGTCCTGCCACCCCAAACCTGTCAGTTCTGATACTGAGGATGTGACCAAGAGGAAGAACCATAACTTCTTGGAACGAAAAAGGAGGAATGACCTCCGTTCGAGGTTCCTAGCCCTACGGGACCAGGTGCCCACCCTGGCCAGCTGCTCTAAGGCCCCCAAAGTCGTGATCCTAAGCAAGGCTTTAGAGTACTTGCAAGCCCTGGTAGGGGCTGAAAAGAAGATGGCTACCGAGAAAAGGCAGCTCCGGTGTCGGCAGCAGCAACTGCAGAAAAGAATCGCGTACCTCAGTGGCTACTAA